A single genomic interval of Corylus avellana chromosome ca10, CavTom2PMs-1.0 harbors:
- the LOC132163750 gene encoding disease resistance-like protein DSC1 — protein sequence MVGIFGVGGIGKTTIAEAIYNSIAHQFEDKCFLENVRENSKQEYGLLKLQEKLLSQILRDSNLKVRTVNLGKDAIKKRLCMKKVLLVLDDVDDLIQLEALSGELDWFGLESRIIITTRDKQLLATHGVDLRHKMNELRDCEALKVFSRHAFHSDKPNDDFVELTEHALCYAGGNPLALKVGTENIKGILVDLPERDLIQWKSDTFENMEGLRYFICRNAEFSEEPTYVPDELRVLDWIEYPLQSLPSNFHGRKLTILRICNGHFKGVKEGFKNLPNLTIMELIALENLTEIPDISRIPNLQKLHISDCKSLVEVHDSVGSLDKLVWLSFFNCSNLISLPKSLKVKSGGGLYFLGCSRLETFPEIECKMEQYSLTLDVFDCINLIHLPSSIFQLKFISLSVLCCPKLVMTPTNVRDERQSPEESRDLFLSPPLLNSSISDVGCSYSAQTGLKLDRIHASFDILTISGSEIVSLPAWFKTFIRLRVLRLEGCKQLQEILELPANIVEVSACRCVSLESFPQISRENQFNTSQLPSLEWIDLSDCYKMADKIGKVEDFVLDKVHYKDSFAGGIIFPGNKIPDWFRHRMGCPMGSRTCIMDIKGLPHLDEIQGIVFCAVLQPFSNRIINEDARFTMRNRGRDIHKLRDFIDMKSKNVWYEYFFQESFELKGDCLQVRLVTNPELTIRSFGVHIIHKHEENANDHPNMPLVESFSFDEINHDWKISSIQDESDEECENSVGSLTKDESDEERLELSECAKMVQKIGNDQVEEFLLEKVHSKDSFDGRIFSGNRIPDWFRHPMKCRIGWSNSCIMNIKGLPHLDEVLIQGIIFCAVLKSDLCSGNADCVHSAKFTMEHKGIEFDKMKDFNYMKSENVWYEYFQESFELNGDSLLQVRLVTDFQLSIKSFGVHIIHKHEENANNQPEMTHVESCFSFRELVNCFPKISSTQDESSTEDESDEESENSECSIIEESVVSEVKRLATWNPVVIHNR from the exons ATGGTAGGAATATTTGGAGttggtggaattggtaagacaactattGCCGAAGCGATCTATAACTCGATTGCTCACCAATTTGAAGATAAgtgttttcttgaaaatgttAGAGAAAATTCAAAGCAAGAGTATGGTCTACTCAAGTTGCAAGAGAAACTTCTTTCTCAGATCCTACGTGACTCAAATTTGAAGGTTCGCACTGTTAATCTAGGAAAAGATGCCATAAAGAAAAGACTTTGCATGAAAAAGGTTCTTTTAGTTCTCGATGATGTGGATGATTTGATCCAATTAGAAGCATTATCCGGAGAACttgattggtttggtttggaaagtagaatcatcataacaacTAGAGATAAGCAGTTATTAGCTACGCATGGAGTTGATTTAAGACACAAGATGAATGAATTGCGGGACTGTGAAGCTCTTAAAGTATTTAGTCGACACGCCTTCCATAGTGACAAACCTAATGACGATTTTGTGGAACTCACAGAACATGCATTATGTTATGCTGGGGGCAACCCACTAGCTTTAAAAGTG GGAACAGAAAATATTAAAGGCATATTAGTGGACTTGCCGGAACGAGACTTGATACAGTGGAAATCCGATACATTTGAGAACATGGAAGGGCTTAGATATTTTATATGTCGTAATGCAGAGTTTTCTGAAGAGCCTACTTATGTCCCTGATGAGTTAAGAGTGCTTGATTGGATAGAATATCCTTTGCAATCTCTACCATCCAATTTTCATGGACGGAAACTCACTATTCTACGAATATGTAATGGCCACTTCAAAGGAGTCAAGGAAGGATTTAAG aaTTTACCAAACCTGACTATTATGGAACTCATTGCACTTGAAAACCTAACTGAAATTCCTGATATTTCAAGAATcccaaatttacaaaaattacatatttctGATTGCAAAAGTTTAGTTGAGGTTCATGACTCTGTTGGATCCCTTGATAAGCTTGTCTGGCTGTCATTTTTCAATTGCTCTAATCTTATTAGTTTGCCAAAAAGCCTCAAGGTGAAGTCTGGGGGAGGTCTTTATTTTCTAGGTTGTTCAAGGCTCGAGACCTTTCCTGAAATTGAGTGTAAAATGGAACAATATAGTTTAACTTTAGACGTATTTGATTGCATAAACCTTATCCATCTTCCAAGTAGCATTTTTCAGTTGAAGTTCATCTCGCTTTCTGTCTTATGCTGTCCAAAACTCGTTATGACTCCGACAAATGTGAGGGATGAAAGACAATCCCCAGAGGAAAGTAGAGATTTATTCTTATCACCTCCTTTACTGAATTCAAGCATTTCCGATGTTGGTTGTTCGTATTCGGCACAAACAGGACTGAAGCTTGATAGAATTCATGCCTCTTTTGATATCTTAACCATATCAGGGAGTGAAATTGTTAGTCTGCCTGCATGGTTCAAAACATTTATCAGATTGAGGGTGCTTCGGTTGGAAGGATGCAAGCAACTTCAAGAAATTCTAGAACTTCCAGCAAATATAGTAGAAGTAAGTGCCTGCAGATGTGTTTCATTGGAAAGTTTCCCACAAATATCAAGAGAAAATCAATTCAATACAAGTCAGTTGCCATCGTTAGAGTGGATTGACTTGAGTGACTGCTATAAAATGGCTGACAAAATAGGGAAGGTGGAAGATTTTGTATTGGATAAG GTACATTATAAGGACTCTTTTGCTGGTGGAATTATATTTCCTGGAAATAAGATACCAGATTGGTTTCGCCATCGTATGGGCTGTCCAATGGGGAGTCGCACATGTATAATGGATATTAAAGGGCTCCCTCATTTGGATGAGAtccaaggaattgttttttgTGCTGTTCTTCAACCCTTTTCTAACCGCATCATCAATGAAGATGCTCGGTTTACGATGAGGAATAGAGGAAGAGATATTCATAAATTGAGAGATTTCATTGATATGAAATCAAAAAATGTATGGTATGAGTACTTCTTCCAAGAATCTTTTGAGCTAAAAGGGGATTGTTTGCAAGTTAGGTTGGTTACAAATCCAGAGTTGACCATCAGAAGTTTCGGAGTTCATATTATACACAAGCATGAAGAGAATGCGAACGATCATCCAAATATGCCCCTCGTGGAGTCTTTCTCTTTTGATGAAATTAATCATGACTGGAAAATTTCATCCATACAGGATGAATCAGATGAAGAATGTGAAAATTCAGTGGGTTCACTTACAAAGGATGAATCAGATGAAGAGCGGCTTGAATTGAGTGAGTGCGCTAAAATGGTTCAGAAAATAGGGAATGATCAGGTGGAAGAGTTTTTATTGGAGAAG GTACATTCTAAGGACTCTTTTGATGGACGAATTTTTTCTGGAAATAGGATACCAGACTGGTTCCGCCATCCTATGAAGTGTCGAATCGGGTGGAGTAACTCATGTATAATGAATATTAAAGGGCTCCCTCATTTGGATGAGGTACTCATACAAGGAATTATCTTCTGTGCTGTTCTTAAATCCGATTTGTGCTCCGGCAACGCCGATTGTGTGCATTCCGCCAAGTTTACGATGGAGCATAAAGgtatagaatttgataaaatgAAAGATTTCAATTATATGAAATCAGAAAATGTATGGTATGAGTACTTCCAAGAATCTTTTGAGCTAAATGGGGACAGTTTGCTGCAAGTTAGGTTGGTTACAGATTTTCAGTTGTCCATCAAAAGTTTTGGAGTTCATATTATACACAAGCATGAAGAGAATGCAAACAATCAGCCAGAAATGACCCACGTGGAGTCTTGTTTCAGTTTTCGAGAACTTGTTAATTGTTTCCCGAAAATTTCATCCACACAGGATGAATCATCCACAGAGGATGAATCAgatgaagaaagtgaaaattcAGAGTGTTCAATCATAGAGGAGTCAGTGGTGTCAGAGGTGAAAAGGCTTGCAACTTGGAATCCAGTTGTTATCCACAACAGATAA